The following coding sequences lie in one Oncorhynchus nerka isolate Pitt River linkage group LG14, Oner_Uvic_2.0, whole genome shotgun sequence genomic window:
- the LOC115141280 gene encoding odorant receptor 131-2-like yields the protein MADNNTTAADGGSSSSLQQVNDMIIIVQVMNAIFIYIICLLIFTFFKKDTFLSNTRYIFFAHTLLTDCLYLIMTNNLLLLTYFSVTMPAAVCVFFCVLLCELTFVTPLTLTAMSLERYVAICMPLRHGELSTVRRAIHCILLIHSISAIQPIIIVSIFFASVPLDFYTQYKLCSAEMFIAHKWQRHLRSVIGQLYFLVMSITIVFTYVRIIAVAKESSDNKKSLSKCRKTVILHAIQLFLCLIQLWCPFIEAAILPIHLKLYNVRFFDYIVFILAPRCLCPLVYGLRDEKFFLAIKCYVFFGVNKNISPILVDNLITGHMKT from the coding sequence GCTGACAACAATACAACAGCTGCAGATGgtggtagcagctcctctctgcAACAAGTTAATGACATGATCATAATAGTCCAGGTGATGAATGCAATCTTCATTTACATCATCTGCCTGCTCATCTTCACCTTCTTCAAAAAGGACACCTTTCTCTCAAACACACGTTATATTTTCTTTGCTCACACACTGCTGACTGACTGTTTGTACCTAATCATGACTAATAACTTGCTCCTCCTGACTTACTTTAGTGTCACCATGCcagctgctgtgtgtgttttcttctGTGTGTTGCTTTGTGAGTTGACCTTTGTCACGCCGCTGACACTGACAGCCATGAGCCTGGAGCGGTATGTGGCCATCTGCATGCCCCTGCGCCATGGAGAGCTCTCCACTGTACGCAGAGCCATTCACTGCATCCTACTCATCCACAGCATCAGTGCCATACAGCCCATCATAATTGTCTCCATCTTCTTTGCCTCAGTCCCTCTGGACTTCTACACGCAGTATAAGCTGTGTTCAGCAGAGATGTTTATTGCACATAAGTGGCAGAGACACCTTAGATCAGTTATAGGTCAGTTATACTTTCTGGTCATGTCCATCACCATTGTGTTTACCTATGTTAGAATAATTGCAGTGGCCAAAGAATCTTCGGACAATAAGAAATCTTTATCTAAATGTCGTAAAACGGTGATTCTCCACGCTATCCAGTTGTTCCTGTGTCTGATCCAGCTGTGGTGCCCGTTCATTGAGGCTGCCATCCTGCCAATTCATTTGAAATTGTACAATGTGAGATTCTTTGATTACATTGTTTTTATTCTGGCCCCGCGATGTCTTTGTCCACTTGTCTATGGCCTAAGGGATGAAAAGTTTTTCCTTGCAATTAAATGTTATGTATTTTTTGGGGTGAATAAGAACATTTCCCCAATACTTGTTGATAACTTAATTACTGGTCATATGAAAACATAA